One window from the genome of Bufo bufo chromosome 4, aBufBuf1.1, whole genome shotgun sequence encodes:
- the FAM124B gene encoding protein FAM124B: MDGSHRVLPVTIHLLANPGDSAVFRQAVKRILQGLCLDTQLFLVSERAAPIQFYEYRKRRFEFPGISVILFLREDLGEERISLLQSFFQLPPWDHVNTGFGQGPSPSCQTSDDFYCLDVHMPVWGIRQVHYGTEILRVTLYCDFDNYEDSVRLYEMILGMEATSQKIGFCFFDLHSTKHTSIQFSLKQLPPGVCAQVKHACALQFTIQAIGQLVPLLPYPCVPISDMRWQTQDYDGNKILLLVTSSAKVSQSVENPEPRSNPLTAQLSSLTQPVNTTQTGDENVIGNLNLKQVLKKSFKKPELRQNVYSITDNNLSKLMPRTHPQIDETETNVDTGHRVINLRHQLPSVIRMSRDLQNIPWNKEIQDLPSKIGVSSCPLDVKGNKETDSRTKIFPSERPQQLHSNSMALTEEFFI, translated from the exons ATGGATGGCAGCCACAGGGTTCTGCCTGTCACCATTCACCTTCTTGCCAACCCTGGTGACTCTGCTGTGTTTCGACAGGCAGTGAAGAGAATTCTTCAGGGACTGTGTCTAGATACTCAACTCTTTCTGGTGTCCGAAAGAGCAGCCCCAATTCAATTCTACGAATATCGAAAGAGAAGATTTGAATTTCCAGGGATATCTGTCATACTCTTCCTCCGTGAAGACCTAGGGGAAGAAAGGATATCTCTTCTACAAAGCTTTTTCCAGCTACCCCCATGGGATCATGTCAACACAGGGTTTGGCCAAGGACCATCACCATCATGTCAAACTAGTGATGACTTTTACTGTCTTGATGTGCACATGCCCGTGTGGGGAATAAGACAGGTACACTATGGCACAGAGATCTTGAGAGTGACTCTGTACTGTGATTTTGATAACTATGAGGACTCAGTAAGACTTTATGAAATGATTCTGGGAATGGAAGCAACCAGCCAAAAGATTGGATTCTGCTTCTTTGACTTGCATTCTACTAAGCACACTTCCATACAATTCTCCTTAAAACAGTTGCCACCTGGTGTCTGTGCACAAGTCAAACATGCCTGTGCTCTGCAGTTCACTATACAAGCTATAGGACAGCTGGTTCCCTTGTTGCCTTACCCTTGTGTGCCAATAAGTGACATGCGATGGCAAACTCAAGACTATGATGGAAACAAAATCTTACTTTTG GTAACTAGCAGCGCCAAAGTGTCCCAAAGTGTTGAAAATCCAGAGCCTCGGTCAAATCCTTTAACTGCTCAGCTATCATCATTAACGCAGCCAGTGAATACTACACAAACAGGGGATGAAAATGTCATAGGAAACCTGAATCTCAAGCAGGTTTTAAAAAAGTCCTTCAAAAAACCAGAACTAAGACAAAACGTGTACAGCATTACTGATAACAATCTTTCAAAACTGATGCCAAGGACCCATCCACAAATAGATGAGACAGAGACCAATGTGGATACTGGACACAGAGTTATAAATCTGAGGCACCAGCTGCCTTCTGTTATCAGGATGTCAAGGGATCTACAAAATATTCCATGGAATAAAGAAATTCAAGATTTACCCTCCAAGATAGGAGTCTCTAGTTGCCCTCTTGATGTCAAAGGGAACAAAGAGACTGACAGCAGAACCAAAATATTTCCTTCTGAGAGACCTCAACAACTCCATAGCAATAGCATGGCGCTCACAGAGGAATTTTTCATTTAA